One Octopus sinensis linkage group LG11, ASM634580v1, whole genome shotgun sequence genomic window carries:
- the LOC118765492 gene encoding adhesive plaque matrix protein-like, translated as MPPQYTTSLPDATEEHKPPEYTAYPSYVVGAEMPPQYNASLSDVTEEHMPPQYTASPLYTAGAEMPPQYNASLSDVTEEHMPPQYTASPSYTAGAEMPPQYNASLPDATEEHMPPQYTASPSYTAGAEMPPQYNASLPDVTEEHMPPQYTASPSYTAGAEMPPQYNASLPDATEEHMPPQDTASPSYTAGAEMPPQYNASLPDATEEHMPPQDTASPSYTAGTEIPPQYNASPPDADATKELCLHQLPNERE; from the coding sequence ATGCCTCCACAATACACTACTTCTCTTCCAGACGCCACTGAAGAACATAAGCCTCCAGAATACACTGCTTATCCTTCATATGTTGTGGGAGCAGAAATGCCTCCACAATACAATGCTTCTCTTTCAGATGTCACTGAAGAACATATGCCTCCACAATACACTGCTTCTCCATTATATACTGCTGGAGCAGAAATGCCTCCACAATACAATGCTTCTCTTTCAGATGTCACTGAAGAACATATGCCTCCACAATACACTGCTTCTCCATCATATACTGCTGGAGCAGAAATGCCTCCACAATACAATGCTTCTCTTCCAGATGCCACTGAAGAACATATGCCTCCACAATACACTGCTTCTCCATCATATACTGCTGGAGCAGAAATGCCTCCACAATACAATGCTTCTCTTCCAGATGTCACTGAAGAACATATGCCTCCACAATACACTGCTTCTCCATCATATACTGCTGGAGCAGAAATGCCTCCACAATACAATGCTTCTCTTCCAGATGCCACTGAAGAACATATGCCTCCACAAGACACTGCTTCTCCATCATATACTGCTGGAGCAGAAATGCCTCCACAATACAATGCTTCTCTTCCAGATGCCACTGAAGAACATATGCCTCCACAAGACACTGCTTCTCCATCATATACTGCTGGAACAGAAATACCTCCACAATACAATGCTTCTCCTCCAGATGCAGATGCTACAAAAGAACTATGCCTTCATCAACTACCCAATGAAAGGGAATAG